The genome window ATCGGTAGTGCCGAGACAGTAGATGCAGTCAATGCAGATCGACCTGTGTTGTCTGCATTATCCAGCGATCGAATTTGGCGCATCAGGCTAGCCATTTCTAACGCACTCATGGCATAGTCCCAACCCTTGTTGCTTTTAATCCCTGCTCGCTCTAGTGCCTGTTGCATAGTATCTACTGTCAAGATGCCAAAAATTACTGGCACGCCTGTTTGCAGTTGAGTAGCAGCAATTCCTTTTGACACTTCCGCGGCCACATAGTCGAAGTGGG of Cyanobacteriota bacterium contains these proteins:
- the ribH gene encoding 6,7-dimethyl-8-ribityllumazine synthase; its protein translation is MVIGRFNDLVTEKLLAGCQDCLNRHGVDANPQGTQVDYAWVPGSFEIPLVARQLALTGRYDAIICLGAVIRGQTPHFDYVAAEVSKGIAATQLQTGVPVIFGILTVDTMQQALERAGIKSNKGWDYAMSALEMASLMRQIRSLDNADNTGRSALTASTVSALPMDKSGASPALLDEMS